A region of Piscinibacter gummiphilus DNA encodes the following proteins:
- the gstA gene encoding glutathione transferase GstA — protein sequence MKLYYSPGACSLSPHIVLRESGLAFDLVRTSTKTHKMDDGTDFYSINPKGAVPVLEIANGERLTEGPVIVQYIADQVPQKQLVPPAGTMARYRVQEWLNYITSELHKSFGPLFTPTMPADGKDVLKGWIAHRLKWVDGQLAGKQYLTGDTFTVADAYLYTVVNWTKHVGISTDELPNLLAFMARVGARPAVGEALKAEGLV from the coding sequence ATGAAGCTCTACTACAGCCCCGGCGCGTGTTCGCTGTCCCCCCACATCGTGCTGCGCGAGTCCGGCCTCGCCTTCGACCTGGTGCGCACCAGCACCAAGACGCACAAGATGGACGACGGCACCGACTTCTACTCGATCAACCCGAAGGGGGCCGTCCCCGTCCTCGAGATCGCCAACGGCGAGCGCCTGACGGAAGGCCCCGTGATCGTCCAGTACATCGCCGACCAGGTGCCGCAGAAGCAGCTCGTGCCGCCCGCCGGCACCATGGCGCGCTACCGCGTGCAGGAGTGGCTCAACTACATCACCAGCGAGCTGCACAAGTCGTTCGGCCCGCTGTTCACGCCCACCATGCCCGCCGACGGCAAGGACGTGCTCAAGGGCTGGATCGCCCACCGCCTCAAGTGGGTCGACGGCCAGCTCGCCGGCAAGCAGTACCTCACCGGCGACACCTTCACGGTGGCCGACGCCTACCTCTACACGGTGGTCAACTGGACCAAACACGTGGGCATCTCCACGGACGAACTGCCCAACCTGCTGGCCTTCATGGCGAGAGTGGGCGCACGCCCCGCGGTGGGTGAGGCGCTGAAGGCCGAAGGGCTCGTCTGA
- a CDS encoding endonuclease/exonuclease/phosphatase family protein produces the protein MSQNPPSAARPSTDFSFKVLTVNTHKGFTALNRRFILPELREAVRAVSADVVFLQEVQGTHMRHAERFTNWTEAPHYEFLADSIWPQFAYGRNAVYPHGHHGNAVLSKYPIVHHENRDVSIGGPERRGLLHVVMKVPGREDKPQIHAICVHLSLQEAHRRKQMDMLCEMVRTEVPDDAPLLVAGDFNDWRRNAHRILEKGAGLHEVFVRATGKSARTFPARFPVLQLDRIYVRNARVHAPFVLPRKPWSHLSDHAPLAAEIAL, from the coding sequence ATGAGCCAGAACCCTCCGTCGGCGGCCCGACCGTCGACCGATTTCTCCTTCAAGGTCCTGACGGTGAACACCCACAAGGGGTTCACCGCGCTGAACCGACGCTTCATCCTCCCCGAGCTGCGCGAGGCGGTGCGGGCGGTCTCGGCCGACGTGGTGTTCCTGCAGGAAGTGCAGGGCACCCACATGCGGCACGCCGAACGCTTCACCAACTGGACGGAAGCGCCACACTACGAGTTCCTCGCCGACTCGATCTGGCCGCAGTTCGCGTACGGCCGCAACGCCGTGTACCCGCACGGGCACCACGGCAACGCGGTGCTGTCGAAGTACCCGATCGTCCACCACGAGAACCGCGACGTCTCCATCGGCGGTCCGGAACGGCGCGGCCTGCTGCACGTCGTGATGAAGGTGCCGGGGCGCGAGGACAAGCCCCAGATCCACGCCATCTGCGTGCACCTGAGCCTGCAGGAGGCCCACCGCCGCAAGCAGATGGACATGCTCTGCGAGATGGTCCGCACCGAGGTGCCCGACGACGCGCCGCTGCTCGTCGCCGGCGACTTCAACGACTGGCGGCGCAACGCCCACCGCATCCTCGAGAAGGGCGCGGGCCTGCACGAGGTGTTCGTGCGCGCCACCGGCAAGTCGGCCCGCACCTTCCCCGCCCGCTTCCCCGTGCTGCAGCTGGACCGCATCTACGTGCGCAACGCGCGCGTGCACGCGCCGTTCGTGCTGCCGCGCAAGCCCTGGTCGCACCTGTCCGACCACGCACCGCTCGCCGCGGAGATCGCGCTGTGA